One part of the Desulfonema ishimotonii genome encodes these proteins:
- the aroF gene encoding 3-deoxy-7-phosphoheptulonate synthase, translated as MLIVMDKVATPEQIDNVVKVIESKGYTARPIPGGERVAIGVLRNESQVDDSVFQVLPGVKDVVHVTRPYKLVSREFHPEDTIIRVGDVTIGNGNLTIIAGPCAIESEVQALTIAEKVKKAGAHLFRGGAFKPRTSPYSFQGLGKAGLEILAKVRAETGLGVITEVMDEETFDLVEEYADIIQIGTRNMQNFSLLRRAGKARKPVCLKRGMAATIQEWLMAAEYILEGGNTDLILCERGVRTFVNHSRNTLDVSAVPVVRQESHLPIITDPSHAAGRRNQVIPLSRASVAVGAHGLMVEVHHEPEKAKSDGAQSLYPEQFESLCEQAKAIYAVSGNGEANSL; from the coding sequence ATGCTGATCGTCATGGATAAAGTGGCCACACCCGAACAGATCGACAACGTTGTCAAGGTGATTGAGAGCAAAGGGTACACCGCCCGGCCCATTCCGGGCGGAGAGCGCGTCGCCATCGGTGTGCTGCGCAATGAGAGCCAGGTTGATGATTCGGTGTTCCAGGTGCTGCCCGGTGTCAAGGATGTGGTCCACGTCACGCGCCCCTATAAGCTCGTGAGCCGGGAATTTCACCCCGAAGATACCATCATCCGGGTCGGCGACGTGACCATCGGAAACGGTAATCTGACGATCATTGCGGGCCCCTGTGCCATTGAGAGCGAGGTTCAGGCCCTGACCATTGCCGAAAAGGTTAAAAAGGCCGGGGCGCACCTGTTCCGGGGCGGGGCGTTCAAGCCAAGGACATCGCCGTATTCGTTCCAGGGGCTGGGAAAAGCCGGGCTGGAAATCCTGGCAAAGGTGCGGGCCGAGACGGGGCTGGGGGTGATCACCGAGGTCATGGACGAGGAGACTTTTGACCTGGTGGAGGAATATGCGGATATCATCCAGATCGGCACCCGCAACATGCAGAATTTCAGCCTGCTGCGCCGGGCCGGAAAGGCCCGGAAGCCGGTATGCCTTAAACGGGGCATGGCCGCCACCATTCAGGAATGGCTCATGGCTGCGGAATATATTCTGGAGGGCGGCAACACGGATCTTATCCTGTGCGAACGCGGCGTCCGAACCTTTGTCAATCACAGCCGGAACACGCTGGATGTCTCTGCGGTCCCGGTGGTGCGGCAGGAGAGCCATCTGCCGATTATCACGGACCCCAGCCATGCGGCAGGCCGCCGGAATCAGGTTATTCCCCTCAGCCGGGCGTCGGTTGCGGTGGGCGCACACGGGCTGATGGTGGAGGTTCACCACGAGCCGGAAAAGGCCAAAAGCGACGGGGCACAGTCCCTTTACCCCGAACAGTTTGAGTCCCTGTGTGAGCAGGCAAAGGCGATTTATGCTGTGTCCGGCAACGGGGAAGCGAATTCCCTTTAG
- a CDS encoding phage integrase N-terminal SAM-like domain-containing protein, with product MSEKPKKFLDQIRDFMRMKHYSLRTEKSYIQWIKRYILFHCKRHPKEMGAPEIEAFLTHLATNLNVTASTQNQAFNALLFLYQEFLGIRLPDISSFRAKRKRNQPVVMTRQECAAIIGAMTGTWQLIAKLLYGCGMRVTECLRLRVKDADFGRNEITIREGKGDKDRKTVMQASLRSDLKSHLTWTKTL from the coding sequence ATGAGCGAAAAACCGAAAAAATTTCTGGATCAGATACGGGATTTCATGCGGATGAAACACTATTCCCTCCGCACGGAAAAAAGCTACATCCAGTGGATAAAACGCTATATTCTCTTCCACTGCAAACGCCATCCCAAAGAAATGGGCGCCCCGGAAATCGAAGCATTTCTTACCCACCTTGCCACCAATCTCAATGTTACCGCGTCCACACAAAATCAGGCATTCAACGCCCTGCTCTTTCTGTATCAGGAATTCCTCGGCATCCGGCTGCCCGATATCTCATCATTCAGAGCCAAAAGAAAGCGAAATCAGCCGGTTGTGATGACCCGACAGGAATGCGCCGCCATCATCGGCGCCATGACGGGAACCTGGCAGCTTATCGCAAAACTTCTCTACGGATGTGGAATGCGCGTGACCGAATGCCTCCGGCTCCGTGTAAAAGACGCGGACTTCGGACGAAACGAAATCACAATCCGGGAGGGAAAGGGGGATAAAGACCGGAAAACAGTAATGCAGGCAAGCCTCCGGTCTGATTTGAAATCGCATCTGACATGGACGAAAACACTGTAA
- a CDS encoding serine/threonine-protein kinase, with amino-acid sequence MNLGQIGKYQLIKHLGNGAFGDVFLAHDHALNTQKAIKILNAPDANDVMKKLEEAQILHKCMHKNIVHINEANVFEINSSRNVVIDMEYLPRGSFENAIKHNMVSIHSTLRLIIDCLFALEHAHINGILHRDVKPANILLCDFGAKLSDFGLATVLGLHAAGSPEGYITHLPPEFFIHRQTTALTDIFAVGITLFRACNYISDWDGAIRMLSDPDKLIGSGRLISSLGYAPFIPQKLKRIINLACSVDPIKRYQRASEFRHALERLSPQIDWTPANQNFFQGMCVNTGASFSIALIPTRKTFKVEIKKNNRRQGSLCRSFDDLNRANKYFYQHISSTLFS; translated from the coding sequence ATGAATCTTGGCCAAATTGGAAAATATCAGCTGATAAAACATCTAGGGAATGGTGCCTTTGGAGACGTGTTTTTAGCGCATGATCACGCTTTAAATACACAAAAGGCTATAAAAATTCTTAATGCCCCAGACGCAAACGACGTAATGAAAAAGCTTGAAGAAGCCCAAATTCTTCATAAATGTATGCATAAGAACATTGTCCATATTAATGAGGCCAATGTTTTTGAAATTAACTCAAGCCGTAATGTCGTAATCGACATGGAATATCTGCCAAGAGGAAGTTTTGAAAATGCAATAAAACATAACATGGTCTCCATCCATTCCACACTTAGATTGATAATTGACTGCTTGTTTGCATTAGAACATGCACATATCAACGGTATTCTTCATCGGGATGTGAAACCTGCAAATATTTTGTTGTGTGATTTTGGCGCAAAACTCTCCGATTTTGGTTTGGCAACAGTGCTTGGTCTTCATGCAGCAGGCTCTCCAGAGGGCTACATTACGCATTTACCTCCAGAGTTTTTTATTCATCGCCAGACAACAGCATTAACTGACATTTTTGCTGTAGGCATTACTTTATTTAGAGCTTGTAACTATATCAGTGATTGGGATGGAGCGATTAGGATGCTTTCCGACCCAGATAAACTGATTGGTTCAGGACGTTTAATTAGTTCTTTAGGTTATGCCCCTTTTATTCCTCAGAAACTAAAACGAATTATCAATCTTGCTTGTTCGGTAGACCCCATAAAAAGGTATCAAAGAGCATCAGAGTTTAGGCACGCATTAGAACGGCTTTCCCCTCAAATTGATTGGACTCCGGCTAATCAAAATTTTTTTCAAGGAATGTGCGTTAATACTGGAGCTTCGTTCTCGATAGCCCTAATACCGACAAGGAAGACATTTAAAGTTGAAATAAAGAAAAATAATAGGAGACAAGGATCTCTTTGTAGGAGCTTTGATGATCTAAATCGTGCTAACAAATATTTTTATCAACATATTTCATCCACACTGTTTTCGTAA